Part of the Desulfatiglans anilini DSM 4660 genome is shown below.
ATCATGCTGTGGTAACGCCGGTCAAGCGCACCATAAAGGGCCTTCTTGAGCGAGCGGACCCGGACGACGCCAGTGCGGCGAACAGCCGCGCCAAGCACGACCATGTTGGCCAGCCGTTCGTTCCCGAGCTGCAGGGCCAGCTCGCGGCTGGGGACCATAAGGCAATCCACCCCCCGGAACTGCGCCGCTTCTTCAGGGATCAGAGAGGCATTGACGACCAGCGTTCCGCCTTTGCGAACACGGGGTCCGAATTTGTCAAGGGAAGGACGGTTCATGACAATGGCTGAAACCGGCCGCTGGATGATGGGCGAACCGATTTCCTGGTCGGAGACGACGACGGTGCAGTTGGCTGTCCCTCCACGCATCTCGACGCCGTAGACCGGCATGTAGGTCACCCTCTTCTTTTCACCCATCGCGGCATAGGCTAGGATGTTGCCCATGAGCAGAACGCCCTGGCCCCCGAAACCCGCTATGATCGTGTCAAAATACATTAGGCGTCACCCCCCTTGAAGATGCCCAGCGGGAAATAGGGGATCATCTCTTCCTTGACCCGCTTGTTGGCGCGCTCCGGCGACATTTTCCAGTTCGTCGGACAGGCGGAAAGGATCTCCACGAAACCGAACCCCTCGCCGGTGGTC
Proteins encoded:
- a CDS encoding 2-oxoacid:acceptor oxidoreductase family protein; this encodes MYFDTIIAGFGGQGVLLMGNILAYAAMGEKKRVTYMPVYGVEMRGGTANCTVVVSDQEIGSPIIQRPVSAIVMNRPSLDKFGPRVRKGGTLVVNASLIPEEAAQFRGVDCLMVPSRELALQLGNERLANMVVLGAAVRRTGVVRVRSLKKALYGALDRRYHSMIESNSKALELGARFAADNGHP